A part of Magnetospirillum sp. ME-1 genomic DNA contains:
- a CDS encoding STAS domain-containing protein produces MEHDFDSRDGGLTVKVSGRMTHKDHKAFRDILGHINSAGSAKVRFDLSRVDFMDSSALGMLLIVRDAAAQQHREVVLKGATGQVETLMKVAKLHKYFTVE; encoded by the coding sequence ATGGAGCATGATTTCGATTCCCGCGATGGTGGTCTGACCGTCAAGGTCAGCGGCCGGATGACCCACAAGGATCACAAGGCGTTCCGCGACATCCTGGGCCATATCAACAGCGCGGGAAGCGCCAAGGTGCGGTTCGACCTGTCGCGGGTGGATTTCATGGATTCCTCGGCGCTGGGCATGCTGCTGATCGTGCGCGACGCCGCCGCCCAGCAGCACCGCGAGGTGGTGCTGAAGGGCGCCACCGGCCAGGTGGAAACCCTGATGAAGGTGGCCAAGCTGCACAAGTACTTTACGGTCGAATAG
- a CDS encoding SpoIIE family protein phosphatase: MTIVAVMEGISPLTEAQIRQLGWPLVDAPGQGGTPGEGSRGGERAVMVRETFTPEAIGQCLAAPWVGGIESSGSGAYPAGPCFRRHLAEGGLGLSLRSDTAYGADIAIPFAAALAARLLAPGTDSFDLGFIVQEMVSNALLHGNLMVGGIDMEGGGGLDGFGERIDAALADPERAARRVQVSASVVGDRLELAVEDDGPGFDHPDHHANPRRPHGLALLEGMVSDLRTEEGGRRTIATLIIPTRQLRPEPLGLEDVRVLVVDDNLMNRVLMETLLMRMGVGGVESAESGEKGLAAIEREKPDLVLLDVMMPGMDGFEMCRRLRRLYPLTELPVIFVTALDGPADRNTCFSVGGSDMVAKPIDANEVAARVGVHLRLGQAMDRLTAYQERVHEELRAARGAQAALMPTSAELSAIRIRLGLVVDGRIESSSELGGDFWTVLPAGPNQLFLLVADFTGHGPVAAFNVFRLHLLLSRLPRRMPSPSALLEYLNLELKAVLRPGQFAAAFAALIDTETGTMTYAGAASPPPALVVGGEVRFLEPDGPPLGAFADAEYEESRVDLPRGAALLAYSDALVESLGSDGGLACDQESLRAWLLGAQDGHSLADEVLARFREKVPGEPPDDLTLVSIRRP, from the coding sequence ATGACCATCGTTGCCGTCATGGAGGGCATCTCCCCGCTTACGGAGGCGCAGATCCGGCAGTTGGGCTGGCCGCTGGTCGATGCTCCGGGCCAGGGGGGAACTCCGGGCGAGGGCAGCCGTGGCGGCGAGCGGGCGGTGATGGTGCGCGAGACGTTTACGCCCGAAGCCATCGGCCAATGCCTGGCCGCGCCCTGGGTCGGGGGGATCGAGTCCTCGGGGTCCGGCGCCTATCCGGCGGGACCGTGTTTCCGCCGCCATCTGGCCGAGGGCGGGCTGGGCCTGTCGCTGCGCAGCGACACCGCCTATGGCGCCGATATCGCCATTCCCTTCGCCGCCGCCCTGGCGGCCAGATTGCTGGCGCCCGGCACCGACAGCTTCGACCTGGGCTTCATCGTCCAGGAGATGGTGTCCAACGCGCTGCTGCACGGCAACCTGATGGTGGGGGGTATTGATATGGAGGGGGGCGGCGGGCTCGACGGCTTCGGCGAGCGTATCGACGCGGCCCTGGCCGATCCCGAGCGGGCCGCCCGCCGGGTGCAGGTTTCCGCCTCGGTGGTCGGCGACCGTCTGGAGCTGGCGGTGGAGGATGACGGGCCGGGCTTCGACCATCCCGACCATCATGCCAATCCCCGGCGGCCCCACGGGCTGGCCCTGCTGGAAGGCATGGTCTCGGACCTGCGCACCGAGGAAGGGGGGCGGCGGACCATCGCCACCCTGATCATTCCCACCCGCCAGTTGCGCCCCGAGCCGCTGGGCCTCGAGGACGTGCGGGTCCTGGTGGTGGACGACAACCTGATGAACCGGGTGCTGATGGAGACCCTGCTGATGCGCATGGGGGTCGGGGGGGTGGAATCCGCTGAATCCGGGGAAAAGGGCCTGGCCGCCATCGAGCGCGAGAAGCCCGACCTCGTTCTGCTCGACGTCATGATGCCCGGCATGGACGGCTTCGAGATGTGCCGCCGCCTGCGCCGCCTGTACCCCCTGACCGAACTGCCGGTGATCTTCGTCACCGCGCTCGACGGTCCCGCCGACCGCAACACCTGCTTCTCGGTGGGCGGCAGCGACATGGTGGCCAAGCCCATCGACGCCAACGAGGTGGCTGCCCGGGTGGGTGTCCATCTGCGCCTGGGCCAGGCCATGGATCGCCTGACCGCCTATCAGGAACGGGTGCACGAGGAACTGCGCGCGGCGCGCGGCGCCCAGGCCGCCCTGATGCCCACCTCGGCGGAATTGTCGGCCATCCGCATCCGTCTGGGGCTGGTGGTGGACGGACGCATCGAAAGCTCGTCCGAACTGGGGGGCGATTTCTGGACGGTGCTGCCCGCCGGCCCCAACCAGCTGTTCCTGCTGGTGGCGGATTTCACCGGGCACGGACCGGTGGCGGCGTTCAACGTCTTTCGCCTGCATCTGCTGCTGTCGCGTCTGCCGCGCCGTATGCCGTCACCCTCGGCGCTGCTGGAATACCTCAACCTGGAACTGAAGGCGGTGTTGCGCCCCGGCCAGTTCGCCGCCGCCTTTGCCGCCCTGATCGATACGGAAACCGGCACCATGACCTATGCCGGCGCGGCCTCGCCGCCGCCGGCTCTGGTGGTGGGCGGCGAGGTCCGCTTCCTTGAGCCCGACGGGCCGCCGCTGGGAGCCTTCGCCGACGCCGAATACGAGGAAAGCCGGGTCGATCTGCCCCGTGGCGCGGCACTGCTGGCCTATTCCGACGCCCTGGTGGAAAGCCTGGGAAGCGATGGCGGGCTGGCCTGCGATCAGGAATCCCTGCGCGCCTGGCTTCTCGGCGCCCAGGACGGCCATTCGCTGGCCGACGAGGTGCTGGCCCGCTTCCGGGAAAAGGTGCCGGGCGAGCCGCCGGACGACCTGACCCTGGTCAGCATCCGGCGGCCGTGA